The Telopea speciosissima isolate NSW1024214 ecotype Mountain lineage chromosome 11, Tspe_v1, whole genome shotgun sequence genome includes the window GCCAACAAAATAAAAGGGTCATGTGACcactttaagactttaagtggTCATATGACTACGAAACTATCTAGCCGATTCTATGAGATGAcaattaagttgtcacatgacaacttaaaaaaattacatgacCTACTAAAAACAATTAAACTAATTCAAATTAAAAGGGTCATGTGACCACTTAAGTAGTCACATGACTATTACATCAAattaaaaactaagtatagaactaaaacagctaatcccatatgcaaccctattacctatactttaggtccatataagtgacctattacattgaaaacccatgagatcaaaggcccaacatgtatctaacccaaccctagacttattcctaagcaaagaagcccagtttggtgataaatgtGCATCACCAGGTCCTGATGGTTACATGGCTATGTTCCTTCAGATCTATTGGGACATTCTCGGAGAGAATATCTGGCATATATTGGTTAGCCTTTTCCATGATGGTTGTCTCCTTCACAAAATGAACCATACCCACAAGTTCCACTAACAAGTAACAACAACCATTCAGGTTACTTCATAATATTTGCTGACCTGTAGTATTCAGTTTTATATGCCGTTTTGGTTTGGGGACTGAAACGAAATTTTAGGAGCTGAAATTAACTAGAAGAACAAATGATATCCTTTATTATAGACCAAATGGGAATAGTATTAACTGTTAGAGTTATGTATTAAGGGTACTTTGGGAACTATCAGCGACcttaaccttatccttaccagaacagaCAGAGTACGAATCATAACACTAAGAcataccagtcatatggtcagtggctccgGAGTCAATGAGCCAGGAAGAGGGTGGAAGAAGCAGATGTAGAGGCTTGCAAGGTGGAAGCTAAAGAATTTGGCACTGTTAGTGTAGAGGAAGAGCTGCCCAGATCTGACATAACCCTCTGAAATGCTGCAATATCATCTTGAGTGAAGGAATTGGAGTCTGTCTATAGTCTAGATGGATATGCCATAGGTTCATCCTCAATCATCATTGTGTGTGCTCTAGCTCGCCATCTGCTACTGCCATGCATACCAGGTGGACAACCATGGAGCACCCAATATCTTTCTTTAGCGTACTCAGATTTCCCTCGGTGATCACATCTGAATCTGTCTATGTCATTCCCTCGGGGTGGAACTTGGCCTCTTCCTCCAACATCTCACATAATATAGGAACACACATGAAAAATGGGGATGATACCCAAACCAAATGAGGAATACACACACTACCCAAGCAGGGACTATTCTGCCCAGGTATGACTTCTCCAAACAACCTCTGTCGATTCACTGATCCCAGACAtgatgaagattgaagaaacATACTTACAAGATAGGGGTAACACCCAAAGTCAAATGGGGAGGATATTCTCAATCCAAAAAATCCTTCTCAACATTGAGAAACAAGGTCCGGCAAGCATACAAGGCATACAACTCAAAGAAAGTCAACTCAACCACCTTCTGCAAGGTATAACTTCATCACACAACAACTGGAAGGGCTCAAATGGCTTACCTGACCAACATAAAGTAGCTGGAAGCATCACATTCCCACATCACAGGCAAACCGGAGAAAAAAGGAGAGCTGGAGGTACCATGGAGATTCCGAGAGAATGAGTTGTGTTTCTTCAGCACTTCACTTGAACAACTGAGACCATAGGGGAATGAAACTCTTTAAGGTGTAACATCACCTCATAGTAACTCAATAAATCCACACAATACAGTCCACAACCCAAGGCAGCTAAGTATTATCACAGGCCAAAtttcagaaacaagaaaaaacaggGGAATGGTGCTGGCTATACCTTGACATCAGGGAAGAAATGAGTTGTGGCTCAACAGCCCTTCTCTTCATGAACCAAGGTCAAGAGGGGATGAAAGGAGAGCCTAGGGCGATCCAAATGATCCTACCCCAGCCTCGATGTCAGtcagatgagagagagagagtcccaCTTTGGTTTGAGCTTCAAAAACTCTATTTCTTCATGTGAGGCCTCCTCTTGATGCTCCAATGATCTTCAAACAAGTTCTTCTCATGGTTTCTTTGAATCTTTCGCATAGTATTCTCTTCgttggaacccctttgtaacctagggttccaaagagaggaaatgGGAGCGGAGAACTCAAagcacgactctcaaacctaaaccgtgagctctaataccaaatcgGAAGTTAGGGGCTGTAAGAGATTaaggagagagatgagagaaggttgaagaagaagtaaggaGATGATGGTAGAGTTTTGTGTGTTAGACAAATGATCTCTActacacctatattacttcactaacaTAATATATGGAATTGTATACAACTCCCTACTCCCTGGGGAGCTGAAAAGTAAAAAAGGACAAATACAATATAagacaataagtaaataaactaGTTTCCAAAGTACCCTTAATACATAACTCTAACATTAACTGCTCTGATACCTTTAATGTGCTCTGAATCTGTGAAAGAAAAGCCATAGGTGCATCGATATGATAAATCTGTTTACTTTGTTCTCACTTTGTGTAATTATCTATTTGAATATGGCTTCtaaatttgtttatttatttccgTTGTCTTTTGGACATCTTGCTGCGCTCCATGCACTTGTCTTTGGCAATTATGActgtcttctttctccttctttcctctcttgCTCTTTGTCTACATTTCCTCTCAATAGCGAAGTCTTATGTGCAGTCTAGCTTCCATTATTCGTTGTCCATGCATTTTAAGTTTGTGGATTTTAAGTTAATTGACCAAAGGACCCATTCAATTCCTTGATCTCTCTTCCAGGGCAGTGTAATTCCTCATGGGGCAATTCTGGAGGCTTAAAAAGTACAGATGTTTGTACTCCAGAGGTACTGttggttctttttgttttgttttgtgtaTTCTGTGCCTACTGCCTGCTTCATTtatgttttgacttttgactaAATTATGATTCTTTTATCATCTTTAACAATGAACTGAAGTGGTTAACTATTTGCATCTGTAGGCTTCATATGATTGTGAAATGCCGAAGGAGTCTGAATCTCCTCGTTTTCAGGCGCTACTTCGGCTTACAAGTGCTCCTAGGAAAAGGTTTCCTGGTGATATAAAAAGTTTCTCTCATGAATTGAACTCCAAAGGTGTAAGGCCTTTCCCATTTTGGAAGCCCCGAGGCTTAAACAATTTAGAGGTATTTGGCATGGTTGCTGGTTGCTATTATTGTTAATTTTTTACTCCATCAACGAATTGGTTCATTTTTAAGATTTGTCTCCAGGGCTGATTTTGATGTGTTGCTTTGCATCTGTTCATGGTTAAGTGGAATGGTGCTCCTAGTGTTCTTTGATGTTCTTAACATTCTGCATTGTTCCATACAGGAGGTCTTAGTTGTCATACGGGCAAAATTTgacaaagcaaaggaagaagtGAACTCTGATCTAGCCATCTTTGCTGGAGATTTGGTTGGAATTCTGGAAAAAAATGCAGAAACTCATCCTGATTGGCAGGAAACAATTGAGGATTTGTTGGTTCTAGCACGCCGCTGTGCTGTTATGTCGCCTGGAGAGTTTTGGCTTCAGTGTGAAGGGATAGTTCAGTATTTGGATGATCGACGTCAAGAGCTTCCTATGGGTATGCTTAAGCAGCTGCACACACGAATGCTTTTCATCCTCACCAGATGTACGAGATTGTTGCAGTTCCACAAGGAAAGTGGATTAGCTGAGGATGAGCATGTAGTTGGTCTTCGTCAATCTAGAGTTTTGTTTTCTGATGATAATAAACAAGTTCCATCAGGCACAGGAAGGGAGGGGAAGGTTTTCAATGCTGCTAGGGGCTCAAAGACCTCCACAAGGAAGTCTTATAGTCAAGAGCAACGTGGCTTGGATTGGAAGAGAGAGCATGTGACGCAGCCCATTTTCACCCCACCTCCTGTTACAGAATCTCCAAAGAACATTGAATCCCTTGCAAGCAGGGACCGGATTGCTTCTTGGAAGAAACTACCATCGCCAACTGCAAAAAACCAGAGAGAAGCTGTTTCAGGGAAGGCTGAACGGGCAGTTTCCTTGCAGATGTTAGAGAGCAGGAGAGAAAGTTCTGATGCAGTTGGGGCAACTTTTAAGCCTCCTGAGCTTCCTCCTGCCAAAGATTCCCCTGGACATACTTCCCAACCTTCCAAGCACCAGCACAAGGTTTCTTGGGGCTACTGGGGTGATCAGCAGAATCTTTCTGATGATACTTCGATCATTTGTCGCATTTGTGAGGAGGAAGTTCCAACCTCTCATGTAGAAGATCATTCAAGAATCTGTGCAATTGCTGATAGATGTGATCAGAATGGTTTAACTGTTAATGAGCGTCTTATCAGGATTGCGGAGACTCTTGAGAAAATGGTAGAGTCCCTTTCACACAAGGACTTGCAGAATATGGTAGGAAGCCCAGATGTTGCAAAAGTTTCAAACTCAAGTATTATGGAAGAATCTGATGGTCTGTCTCCAAAGCTCAGTGATTGGTCCCATAGGGGTTCAGAGGAGATGCTTGATTGCCTTCCTGAAGCTGGTGATTTTGTTTTCGTGGATGACCTAAAGGGTCCACCATCGATGTCATGTAGAACGCGTTTTGGTCCTAAATCTGATCATGGGATGACAAATTCATCTGCAGGGAGCATGACTCCTCGATCTCCATTATTGACTCCAAGGGCCAGCTATATAGACTTGCTGTTGACAGGAAAGGGTGCATATGCTGAACATGAAGatcttccacaggtatttcctttTGTTAATTCTTCACTATCTTTTCTGTTCTGTTTTTCGTTTTTGGCTTGCTTCAGAGGAAAAGGTCAAACTTGGTGGACATATGAGAATGGTTTTAATTGTAACAAAGAAAGGGTGATGCAAGATAATCAATGGGGCGGGATAACTCTCTATTGATGCTGAAGcctaacaataaaataaaatttcattgatCTGTATGGGTTTCTCTTTGCCAGTTTCCCtattttaaaacaataaaattctGATACATAAAAATCAGGCAAGAATTCAAGACAGCATGATACTTATTGATAGTGACTAGGACGTACAAGTATTTATTTCTCATACTTGAATTTTACTGTTGATGGTCACTTTGGTATTAAACAAATTTTGAACTGGTGCAGATGAATGAAATTGCAGATATTGCTCGATGTGCTGCAAATCCACCAATGGATGATGACCAGTCCATGCCTTATCTGGTTTCCTGTCTTGAAGACCTACGGGTTGTAGTTGACCATAGGAAACTAGATGCACTTACTGTGGAGACATTTGGAGCACGCATTGAGAAATTGATTAGGTGAGTATTTAGCTCGACAGATTGCttacccccctcccccttttttgtGGTGTGCTACCACTGTTTTGATATTACAAGGAAAACTCCCACCCCAACCCAACCTCCTGGGTGAAGGCGAGATTTGATCCCAAGACCTGGTGACAACAAGCCTGGGTCCTTACCAGCTATGCTAGCTGACACCCTTGATTGctaaacttttgaaaataaattcttctcttaatttgTTCTCAGGTATACTTAAATTTTAAGTTATATCCAGATAGAAGAATTGTTACTAATGCTATTGCTTTTATTGAAACTTGCATCAAGCTCTTTTGGCAGCTTTTTATTGGTCCTTCATTTGAAGAGAGTTTTTAGTGCTGAAACTTCCTTTGCTTTCCTTCTTTATAGTTAGTTGTGATTGTGGTTCTATAGGGAAAAATACTTGCAGCTCTGTGAGCTTGTGGACGATGAGAAGGTTGATATTACGAGCACTGTAATTGATGAAGATGTCCCCTTGGAAGATGATGTGGTTCGTAGCTTGAGAACGAGTCCTATTCACTCTTCTAAGGACCGTACTTCCATAGATGACTTTGAAATAATAAAACCAATCAGTCGTGGGGCATTTGGACGAGTTTTCTTGGCGAAGAAGAGAACAACGGGTGATCTATTTGCGATTAAGGTATCTATATTTAATGTTTGCAGCTAGATATACTTTTGATGCCTGCTTGAAAGGTATACATTAGAAGTTATCTTTCACTCACATGTAGTTCAAGAAGGACTTTTAGCAGCTAGTGCTTTGTGTAGATGCTCATATCAAGCTCTATTGGTTCAAGGACTTTTTTTCACTCTCTTTTCTTGCACCTGTCATGCTCTAATTATTTGTTGTTAATGGTTTTACGTTTCCATGTTATCATATAGGACATTTATGAGTGCGATACTGactatttatttgtttttaatattttcgCAGGTTCTTAAGAAGGCAGATATGATCCGTAAGAATGCTGTTGAGAGTATTTTGGCTGAGCGTGACATCTTGATTTCAGTCCGCAATCCTTTTGTGGTGAGCAGGTCTAGCGAGTGAAGTATTTCTTTCAAACTACGATTTAATTCCTTCTCAGTCTAACTGGAATTCTAATTGTATCAGGTGcgcttcttctattcttttacATGCCGTGACAACTTATATCTTGTCATGGAATACTTGAATGGAGGAGATCTGTATTCATTGCTGAGGAATTTAGGATGCTTGGACGAAGATGTTGCTCGCATATATATTGCTGAAGTTGTAAGCTCAAGTTTATTCTCTGGGAAATATGttgtttctttgtttgaatGTAACTATTTGACTTTCATAAGTAATTTCATGCAGGTGCTTGCACTGGAATACTTGCATTCACTACGTGTAGTTCATCGTGATTTGAAGCCCGATAATTTGTTGATTGCACATGACGGTCATATCAAGGTTAATATGTTTCCACTTtttgatagaatctagggaatgTAGGGCTTCATGAGGAGTATATTTGGTTTGTTTTCAGATAATTGCTTTTTGAAATGGCATCGTGATCTTAGTGATTGATCTCGTTCTCTATAACATATGCATTTAAAGTGCTGAAGTACATCTATCATTTCTTTATTTGTTCACTGTTTACATTCCATGTAGGTTTGTTTTGTCATTTAGCCTAGTTTATGTACTTATCATTGTTTACTGCCTTGGTATCTGACAGCACTATATAATGGTTGTTTACTGCCTTGGTATCTGACAGTACTATATGGTGGGCAGATGCATTGTCTTGTGGCATTTACTGTGTTCAAGAGTCAAATAGCTTTGCTTGTTTGCTACTGTATTCCTTTACCCTTTATTTACTCTTAGTGTATTATAGGGCCCCTCCCCTCTCTCCCTAATGGGTACTGTCTGTGTTGTTGTTTACAATAATTATATATCCTTATGCTAAATGTTAATATGTTCTAGCTTTTCTTCTGAGCAGTTGACAGACTTTGGGCTTTCAAAGGTTGGTCTCATCAACAGCACCGATGATTTGTCTGGTCCAGCAGTTAGTGGGACTTCTttgcttggagaagatgaacCACAGTTCTCTGTATCTGAGAAATTGAATCAGCGGGAAAGACGGCAAAAACGTTCAGCTGTGGGAACTCCTGATTATTTGGCTCCAGAGATACTCTTAGGGACTGGACATGGTGTGTAAAGCTTTATTAGTTTGTGGCTTCTGTGTGTATTTATTAGctcatagatttttttttaatattatattgtttACATCTTGAAATTCCAGAATTTCTAATCCTTGATATTCTTTTGTTTACTCAGGCACAACTGCAGATTGGTGGTCTGTGGGTGTTATTCTTTTTGAGCTGATTGTTGGCATACCACCCTTTAATGCAGAGCATCCACAGGTTATTATCTTGATCTTTATTTTGCTTCTAGAAATCTTTTTTGACGTTAAACTTTACTAtgcttttaattcatttttgtttctctaACTTAATGGAATTTGACTCTGCATATTTTCAGCATGAGGATTGATCTAGTTGtcttaatgttttgtttaaTCGAAGGATTCATAATAGTTATTACCAGCTTATTGATTCTTATCAACCAATATTATTCCTATACTGCACTGCAATGGTAGAATTCTTATGTCTGTATTCATGTGCGCGTGTGTGCAAAAGCATGCACAAAATTTTGTTCTCTGTTCTGCTATTTGTTGCCAGTTTTAAGTATTGATGGGATGGTTGTTTAATTCCTTATTTGCTTGTAGACTATTTTTGACAATATACTCAATCGTAAAATTCCTTGGCCCCGGGTGCCTGAAGAGATGAGCCTTGAAGCGGAAGATCTAATTGATCGGTAAGAAAATCTGTTTCTGTTGCCATGGTTtacaaacatgttttttttactTGTTCCAACGCCAATGAGTACTGGTATGGTGGTATTTTGTTTAGTTGGAGTTTCTTTTGGGTCCATGTAGACGCTCAGACACTTCTGTCTAAGGAGAAAATGTTGAGAAATCATAGAAATTCATgtttaaatatataaaataataacaataaattcattatttattttatattttcatttctATGTGGGCCACCCAAACTGCCTGGTGTTAAATGCATGCGGGCAGTCATGTTTGCTCCTTGTCCATCTAGTCAATGGTTGCCATTTGGGCTGGGCATGTAGCATGAGGTACCATAGCTCAACCTTCCAAACTTGCTCCATTGCCTCTCCTGTATCTGAAGATCAGAGTGAAATTATCCATGGATGTTTGTAAATTGTAATATGATCAGATTACATTGTGAGTTGAATGGTCCAAAATTTATCATCGTAGTTCCACACCTTAATGACAATGCATTTACAAACTGGTATTACCAACATTTAGTTGCATAAATTCAGATTGTTTAGGGAACTTCCATAAATAGCTGATTGTGAAAGGAGATCTTATCTTCTTGATTGGAACTTGTGAATCTGTCAAGATATTCATGATCTAGcacaatattttatttattataccTCTTaatgtgtgtgcatgtgtgccTTTATGTTTCTATGTGCGTTTTTGAGAACTTGTGAATCTGTCCTCGAGGATTTTCTATGTTTCTataaccgaccccatttagttaggataaggctgagttgttgttgtgaACAAGAAACTTAAATGATGTATATATCTGACCATTTTTTTGGAACTTCACTGAAACATGTATGATATGAAAATTGATTGTTCAGTTTCGAGAGGGCACTGTACTAGGGTGCTATGGATTTCTTGTTTgtactttgaagtttgaactccAAACAGCTCTCTCTTGAATCAGATTTGAGCCTCAATGATTACctagatttttcaaaacccttATTGGGCTTAACCTAGTATGCATAGAAGGTTTATCTAAACCAAAAGTGGGTGTGCATGAGAACTGAAGGAGTATTATCCAAAGCTGATAAGTAACTGTTCTAAACAACAAAATGGGACCTGAAATCaaatcttctatttttatttaaattgtgAGATCGGCTGACATCTCCAAGTTAACCTGGCATACCCTGGCAGTCCAATGGTGTCACACGGTACTTACTTTCTGGGGTCGATCTGTGATCTGGGTTTTGTACATTGCGATGATCAATATGGCCACTGTCAGTTCTTGTGCAATGCattgtatatatattaataaCATGAAAGTTGTTTCTGATTTCGTGTCACAGATTATTGACAGAAGATCCTAATCAGAGACTTGGAGCTAAAGGAGCGTCAGAGGTAATCTTGTTAATTGATTTCTGGGATTAGATTATATCTAGGCATAGAAACTCTTGACTTCCTCTTGGAAGCGATTCCAACAGAGGATTATAATTAATCAGAGAAATATGATCCAGGTGAAGCAACATGCATTCTTCAAAGATATCAACTGGGACACGCTTGCCAGGCAGAAGGTGGACACTATATATAATCTACCTCATTTCTTCTATCTGGTTTTTTACTCATGTGGTAATGACATTTGACTGATCTGAATTGGCACATCTGTTATAGGCTGCATTTGTTCCTGCTTCAGAGAGCGCACTTGATACAAGCTACTTCACAAGCCGATACTCCTGGAATACTTCAGAGGAACGTGTTGATGCAGCCAGTGAATTTGATGATTCCAGTGACAATGGTAGCTTGAGTGGCAGCAGTAGCTGCCTGAGCAATCGCCAGGAGGAATTGGTAACCACCTTTAAAAGTTGATTTACTTTTGAGCCTTCAGGAGTGAAAAACCTTAATTAGTTTATTAAATTCTGTAACCTGGCAGAAAATATATCATGAGGGCCCCACTTGAACTTCTTTTTCCTTCCACCAAAATACCATAACACTGTCAGTTTAATATCATTCTTGTCgttatcatcatcattattctgTGGGATTGACCTTTTCTTTGGCAATATTGAATGCATTGAACAGGGAGATGAATGCGGTGGTCTTGCTGAGTTTGAATGCGGTTCATCTGTCAATTACTCATTTAGTAATTTTTCATTCAAGGTATGTGTATTCATGATGGCTACCAACAGAATGCTATTGAGAGCACAGTGCTGTCAAGAATCAAAGTCCAAACTGTCTGATTCAGTAGCAACTCGATTCCTTCATTTATTAGACATAGATGTCCTTGTGATTCCAATCTAATGGATATAATGCTTGATATCACCTGCCCATGTTCCTAATTAATCATTGCCACTTCTGAACTATATTTTTGTTGGCCAAAGTCATGGATTTGTTTTAAGTTAGTTGAGCTGTTAAACCATGCAGTAATGGATTGTTAAGTGGTTAATTTTCCGAGTATTATATAGCCTGGTTGATAATTGTGAAACTAAGTTTTGAGACCTCTTCTCACCTTAGAAAAACTTAATTTTTCTTGATATTTCATTGTGAATTCGGGCAGTTCTGAAAGATTTTTTGCTAAGGGGGATGTCATGACCGGATATTTAATAGAAAATGGGAGTGTTGAAGAAGTTGGCTTGATGCTGTTCTTTCAGTCAATGTTTTTGGGACTTGCATCTTGAAATCCAGCAATAGCTTTttcagggaaaaagaaaaagaaaatttagcATTGCATCGCCATGCCGGGAAATTGCCCACTTCCTAGGAAGATTTTAGTTATGCCTGAAAATGAATGCTCAGACTGGAAATTGGATTTAACCATATTATTTTGGGGAAGCTGACTTGTGTTGTTGCTTATATGCACTTCCAGAAAACAGTCTTTTCCtattttccctttgttttattgaGTATATTTTGATGctggttttaaatttttttttttttttttttaactactAGCTTCCATCACCATCAAGGATTCTTTTTTCACTGTTTTTCTGTGTTTGGTGCTCAGAATCTCTCACAGCTTGCGTCAATCAACTATGATTTGCTTACGAAGGGATGGAAGGATGAACCCCCCAGCAAACAATGATGCTTGAGTACCCGATGTTCTGTGCTGAGAAATGGAAGTGGGTTTTTGACACGTAGTCGTCATATGAACCTTGAGCATCCCATTCACCTCAGCAATTGCCTTGTACAGCCTGTAAATGTAAGATGCCAAGCATAGTTTCAATTATGGTTACGTTGTTTCTATTCGATGTTGAGTGTTCTAATGTTTTTTGATGCTTAACTTGCAGAGACAGAAGCTTGAGAAGACAAACTTTGGGGATGTGCTCTTTCCTGATATAGGCTATATTGTCCCACTGTGTGGGGCTTCAATTTTAGTCTGAgttatttgttttggttttaagGACCTCTCTGTACATTGATACATGCCTCAGGGTAGGCCTTCAGATGTAAACAATGCGGTTTCTCCACCATAGCAAAGAGATCACATCCCTTTTACTGATGTGTACTTTCTCAGAGCATGAGTTATACCAACTTATTGGCTTATCCCTAGTGCTCGTGGGTCCCTTCGAGGGCTTCTTTGGAAAATTCCCACGGGGATTTGTTTTAGGGTAGGGGGGAACTGGTCGTTAATTGGGACACCATTAATAATACCTGGTCCAAGTCCATGTGTTGATTTCCAGTTAAGATTCTGATCCAATTGGAGTTCCTATGCTTAGTGCAATGGGATGAGCAGAGCAGCTTACTGGTGCAGTGCTGCTACATAGCAGTTTGGATAGTTCTCAAAATGTGATACCAGAAacatgaattgaaaattttgcgTAGGGTAGTTACCAATGTAACAAAGGGACAAAGGGAGGTGATGtttctca containing:
- the LOC122646292 gene encoding probable serine/threonine protein kinase IREH1 isoform X1, with amino-acid sequence MVFKGRFFSSKKSSSSNPDGSNSPRTVNSDSPVRSEKKKVKSVKEEQQIGSSSGSFGAVCRQTNVKDGSKQQSQQQKKKEIKGKEAQTPSKQTSTAVHSSASKLRNVPDIKEAPSSVSPILASSLGLNRIKTRSGPLPQESFFGYRADKGSTLGASNLSRLATDGCSSSASSSAAGGRSSGKKKDAQKTNNMASHDNVSPVSWVDCGINSDSMSIESAQSRDQSPNVQVRSRLQNVGVSTEMGQCNSSWGNSGGLKSTDVCTPEASYDCEMPKESESPRFQALLRLTSAPRKRFPGDIKSFSHELNSKGVRPFPFWKPRGLNNLEEVLVVIRAKFDKAKEEVNSDLAIFAGDLVGILEKNAETHPDWQETIEDLLVLARRCAVMSPGEFWLQCEGIVQYLDDRRQELPMGMLKQLHTRMLFILTRCTRLLQFHKESGLAEDEHVVGLRQSRVLFSDDNKQVPSGTGREGKVFNAARGSKTSTRKSYSQEQRGLDWKREHVTQPIFTPPPVTESPKNIESLASRDRIASWKKLPSPTAKNQREAVSGKAERAVSLQMLESRRESSDAVGATFKPPELPPAKDSPGHTSQPSKHQHKVSWGYWGDQQNLSDDTSIICRICEEEVPTSHVEDHSRICAIADRCDQNGLTVNERLIRIAETLEKMVESLSHKDLQNMVGSPDVAKVSNSSIMEESDGLSPKLSDWSHRGSEEMLDCLPEAGDFVFVDDLKGPPSMSCRTRFGPKSDHGMTNSSAGSMTPRSPLLTPRASYIDLLLTGKGAYAEHEDLPQMNEIADIARCAANPPMDDDQSMPYLVSCLEDLRVVVDHRKLDALTVETFGARIEKLIREKYLQLCELVDDEKVDITSTVIDEDVPLEDDVVRSLRTSPIHSSKDRTSIDDFEIIKPISRGAFGRVFLAKKRTTGDLFAIKVLKKADMIRKNAVESILAERDILISVRNPFVVRFFYSFTCRDNLYLVMEYLNGGDLYSLLRNLGCLDEDVARIYIAEVVLALEYLHSLRVVHRDLKPDNLLIAHDGHIKLTDFGLSKVGLINSTDDLSGPAVSGTSLLGEDEPQFSVSEKLNQRERRQKRSAVGTPDYLAPEILLGTGHGTTADWWSVGVILFELIVGIPPFNAEHPQTIFDNILNRKIPWPRVPEEMSLEAEDLIDRLLTEDPNQRLGAKGASEVKQHAFFKDINWDTLARQKAAFVPASESALDTSYFTSRYSWNTSEERVDAASEFDDSSDNGSLSGSSSCLSNRQEELVECIEQGDECGGLAEFECGSSVNYSFSNFSFKNLSQLASINYDLLTKGWKDEPPSKQ
- the LOC122646292 gene encoding probable serine/threonine protein kinase IREH1 isoform X2; this encodes MVFKGRFFSSKKSSSSNPDGSNSPRTVNSDSPVRSEKKKVKSVKEEQQIGSSSGSFGAVCRQTNVKDGSKQQSQQQKKKEIKGKEAQTPSKQTSTAVHSSASKLRNVPDIKEAPSSVSPILASSLGLNRIKTRSGPLPQESFFGYRADKGSTLGASNLSRLATDGCSSSASSSAAGGRSSGKKKDAQKTNNMASHDNVSPVSWVDCGINSDSMSIESAQSRDQSPNVQVRSRLQNVGVSTEMGQCNSSWGNSGGLKSTDVCTPEASYDCEMPKESESPRFQALLRLTSAPRKRFPGDIKSFSHELNSKGVRPFPFWKPRGLNNLEEVLVVIRAKFDKAKEEVNSDLAIFAGDLVGILEKNAETHPDWQETIEDLLVLARRCAVMSPGEFWLQCEGIVQYLDDRRQELPMGMLKQLHTRMLFILTRCTRLLQFHKESGLAEDEHVVGLRQSRVLFSDDNKQVPSGTGREGKVFNAARGSKTSTRKSYSQEQRGLDWKREHVTQPIFTPPPVTESPKNIESLASRDRIASWKKLPSPTAKNQREAVSGKAERAVSLQMLESRRESSDAVGATFKPPELPPAKDSPGHTSQPSKHQHKVSWGYWGDQQNLSDDTSIICRICEEEVPTSHVEDHSRICAIADRCDQNGLTVNERLIRIAETLEKMVESLSHKDLQNMVGSPDVAKVSNSSIMEESDGLSPKLSDWSHRGSEEMLDCLPEAGDFVFVDDLKGPPSMSCRTRFGPKSDHGMTNSSAGSMTPRSPLLTPRASYIDLLLTGKGAYAEHEDLPQMNEIADIARCAANPPMDDDQSMPYLVSCLEDLRVVVDHRKLDALTVETFGARIEKLIREKYLQLCELVDDEKVDITSTVIDEDVPLEDDVVRSLRTSPIHSSKDRTSIDDFEIIKPISRGAFGRVFLAKKRTTGDLFAIKVLKKADMIRKNAVESILAERDILISVRNPFVVRFFYSFTCRDNLYLVMEYLNGGDLYSLLRNLGCLDEDVARIYIAEVVLALEYLHSLRVVHRDLKPDNLLIAHDGHIKLTDFGLSKVGLINSTDDLSGPAVSGTSLLGEDEPQFSVSEKLNQRERRQKRSAVGTPDYLAPEILLGTGHGTTADWWSVGVILFELIVGIPPFNAEHPQTIFDNILNRKIPWPRVPEEMSLEAEDLIDRLLTEDPNQRLGAKGASEVKQHAFFKDINWDTLARQKAAFVPASESALDTSYFTSRYSWNTSEERVDAASEFDDSSDNGSLSGSSSCLSNRQEELGDECGGLAEFECGSSVNYSFSNFSFKNLSQLASINYDLLTKGWKDEPPSKQ